ATATTGCTGCCGCCATTGCCGGTGAAAACGCCGCTGCCAATGGTTTGGGCTGCGTTATAGCCAATCTCGACCATACGGAAATCAACGTGAGGGCTGAACGAATAGTCTGCGCCACCGAGCACGCCGTATTGAAAGGAACTTAGGCCGCGCGGGTTGGTCGCGGCGCGGGAGCGGGCTACGCCGATCAGGCCCTCCACATAGGGCTTAAGCTTTGCCTGTGGCTTGAAGACAAAGCGCGGGCCGACGAGGAAGCTATTCAGGTGTGCGCCATTGCCACGCAGGAAGCTGCCGCGCACATCAACCCCGATATCGCTCGAATGAGAGTGCAGAAAGTCGTCATAGCTGCCAAGATCCCATCCATAAAACATGCGCGAAGTCGTGCCGGGTCCGAGAAACGCGAAGACTCCGGTATCGGCAGGATTGCTGATGCGCGAGAAGACCGGATTCAGATAGATGGCGACCTTGTGCTGGGTCTCGTACTGCGACTGGGTCTCGGGCTGGGCCAGCGGCTGGTTCTGGGCCTGAACGGCGACGGCGGCAAAAGCCAGACCGGCAACAACTGCGAGCAAAGGCAATTTCATGTGTCTCGTGTGTTCCTGACTGTTGGAAAGCTGTTGTTTCAAATGCTTGAAACAAGTCTACCGGAAGCAGGGCCGCAAATGGCCAGTGCGATGTGGTTTTCGTCTGCGAAGGCTTATTTGCGCAGATATCAAGTGGCCCCGCCGGATCATCGACAGGGCCGCTCAGGTTAGGTCTGCCGATCTGCTTATTTGAGCGTGTAACTGACGCCGGTAACGAACTGGAAGCTGTTTTTGTTGTAGCCGACAGCGGGATTATTGAGGTAGTTGTCCTGCATGTTGAGGTTGACGCTCAGGCGTTTATAGGTGGGCAGCACGAGTCCCGCGCCGAAGATCGCCGAGTACGCATTGGTATTGTTCCAGGCAGGAATGAAGCTGCCGTTCTCGGTAAAGACGATCTTGCGAGGCAGACTACGGTGGTAAGTTTCGCCAAAGATCGAACCGATCAGGTTGTCGTTCGGTGTGGGAGCAACGAAGTTCTGCCGCTCGTAGTGCACGTCCATCTTGACGTCAAGCTGCTGCACCGGAGACTGGAGCACGGTGTAGCCGATACCACCGCCATAGATCTGTTGCAGGTTCAGGCCTTGCGAGAAGTTATGATCGAAGGCCGTATTTGCCAAGGCATAGAGCCGCGAGGTGAAGTACTTGTCGTGTTCAGCGTCGGCGTGGAAGATGCTCGTTTTGGTCATCGCCGCAGGTGTTGGCGGAGTCGTCTGGGGGATGACAGGCGAGGTCAGCTTGCCGTAGGTCTCCAGTACATTGACAGTGCTGCGCGTGCGCGGCGGAAGGAAGGAGACAGTTGGGATGGCGCGAATGAGGCCAAGGCCCAACGTAAAAGTTTCGCCGTAGTCAGTGGCGCGAACAAGAGTCGCCCCGCCGGTGATTGCTCCTGCCCAACCCTGGAGTGGCGTTGGATTAGCGAGGACCTCTTTATTGAAGGTGGCGCTGTCGATGGCGTAGGCAAGATTTTTGATCGGGACGGTTTGGGGCGTTGCTCCACTAATGGTGACGTTGTTATCCGCATACTGTAACTTGCCCGAAGACCGCTTGGTGCGCTTCACCATCTCGCCCTTTTCGAGGAGCACAAACTGGCCGTTGGACCGCAACTCTTTGATCTTCGAAGTCGAGACGGTGATTTCGCCAGCCATGTCACTCTTGAAGACGACTGAATCGCCAACCTCACGCTCGAGCGTGCCGGTAAGCTGGTCGCCGTTGGTGAAGACGATGATGTCTGTTTGAGGTTTGGTCTGGGCGTGAGCGGGTGTGGCCAGCAGCACTTGCGCTCCAGTAAACAGGCAAAGTAAAGCCACGTTACGAACAGTTTGCCAATGATTTTGGGTAAGTTGGTTTGAAATGCTCATCCCATAAAAATAGCCCATTATCAAGAAGATGGGATGAGGACACGCAAAAGAATATTGATGATGTCAAAAAGACACTGCGTCAGCAGGATAGCTCACGCCGCGCGACAGTTTCCTGTTCATAATTCGCGTTTCATTGGAGAACAGGCTGGCCGAATCCCGTACATAAGTCCTCAGAAAGCAGTGGATTGGATTCGCTCTAAATCGCAACAAATCGCACATTCCAAAGAGCATCGACAGCTTTTTGAGAGCCCGTGGAGATGGCCTGAATGCGTGGGGGGTTGCCAAGTGTCTTCCAATAGGCATACTATCCGTTTCGGTTTGAGATAGTTGGCTATTTCAGCTCACACAACCCTTAAACCAAATCACTGCGAATGAATCGTTTCCTGACCACTTCCGTATTCAGTACGAGTTAAACACACGACTGCCTGATGGGCGGTAAGACCCATCAGCGCTCTGGAAGGAAAGAAAAATATGGCATGGTACGCCTATTGCATTGCAGAGAGACAGGCCTTTCCGGAACTTTGCCGGCACCGCCGCCCGATGCCCTTGACCGGGGTAACGGGTTTGTTTGGTAATCAAACGTTTCTGTTCCCAGCCAGCGACCTGGCCGTGATCGTCTCCGAGCATACCGCCGAAGACAGCGCACGGATGGATCAGACGGCTGCACGGGACCACGCCCGTGTCGTAGCAGACTGCTTCAAGCTTTCAACTGTCTTACCCTTTCGTTTTGGAACGACGTTTACGGACGACGACGCGCTGCGCCGCTCGGTCCGCTCCAACCAGCGGCACTTTATGGCCAACATCGACCGGTTACGTGGCAAGGCCGAGATGCACCTGAAGGTCGTGGTGGACGACATCTGCCCGAAGACTGTCGCCCGTGCCGTGACGGTCGGTCAGCAGTATCTGGCTGGTCTGCGCGAGAGTGCAACCCGGCAGCGGGAGCGGCAGTCCAAGGCGCGCGCCTTGTCCGTCCAGATGCATCGCATGTTTCTTCCTCTCGCCGAGGAGATTACGTGCAAGCGGATGGATTCAGGCAAGATGCTCCTCGACATCGCCCACCTGATCGACAACAAGACGATCGAGCGTTACCAGAACAAGTACACCTCGGCGTCCCATGAGCTGAAGGAGTGCCAGATGCAGCTCTCCGGGCCCTGGCCGCCGTACCACTTCGTGCACCGCTCGAACGCGCAGCAGCACAACGCCTGACGTCAGTGCGCTCCCTTTTGCCCAGCCGTAGACGCGGCGGGTGAAAGGGAGCGCGCCGCCGCTTGATTTCTCCTTTGCTTTATCTATCTGGCTTGGTGGTTTACCGGGAGTTCATATTTACCGAAGATGCTGGCTCTTGAGAGCTTGCGCTTCGAGGATACTGCTCCATCTTTTCCCGCCATCGAATGCAAAGCCGCCTCATAATAAAGCTCGAAGCGCCAGCGCCTCAGCCAGGCCTGCGCCCCAAGGAGAACGTGGAATGAATCGCACGACGAAGTCTCTGGCAACTGTGGTTCTGACATGCCTTTGCGGAATCCCGGCGGGCACGCTGCTCGCCGCGCAGGAACCCAATCCTACCTCAACGCCGGACCAGTCCCAATCGCAGCAGCCGACCACCCTTCAGAAGGGTGAGAACGGCATCTATCTGTACCGCGTGAAGGTCGTGCAGCGCGATCTCGACGCTGTCAATTATCTGCATCGCAGCGGCACGACAACGATCGGGTTCAAGGGAACAACGCTTCTTCCACTGGCCAAGGGCTCGGCGAGAGTCACCAGCCTGCGCGGTGGCATTCAGGTGCAGGCTAAATTTGATGGGCTTGAACCGCCCACGACCTTCGGGCCTGAGTACCTTACCTACGTGCTGTGGGCGATTACGCCGGATGGCCGACCGAACAACCTCGGTGAGGTCGTCCTAAGCGGCGGCAAGAGCAGCATCGACGTGACGACAGCGCTGCAATCGTTCGGGCTGGTCGTCACCGCCGAACCATATTTCTCCGTTACGCAGCCCAGCGACGTAGTCGTGCTGCAAAACAGGATTCTGAGCGACAAGACCACCGGCGTGATGGAGAAGGTGAACGCGCACTACTCGCTTTTGCCGCGCGGCACCTACACGCAGACCGGATCGTCGTCGACGGTGCCCGCTCCCGATAAGAAAAAGGACAAGACTCCGCTCGAGGTCTACGAGGCATATAACGCAGTGCGCATCGCTACCGACGCAGGCGCCGAAAAGTATGCGGCTGACATTATGGCCGAGGCGAAACAGGACCTGCGCAACGCAGCCGACATCGCCGGCAACAAGAAGGGCAACCCGAAGATGGCGATCACCTTCGCGCGGCAGGCTGTGCAGCGCGCCGAAGATGCCCGCATCGTCACTCTGCGTAAGCAGGCGCAGGAGCGTGAGATGAATGCCGAGCTGGCCAGGCGCGACGCACAAGCCAAAGCCCAGCAGTCACAGCTTGAGGCCCAGCAGGCGCAACTTGCTGCTGAGCAGGCCAAGGCGGCACAGGCGCAAGCCGATGCCGAGCGTGCTCGCGCCGAAGCTCAAGCCGCGCAGGCACAAGCAGCCGCAGCCGAAGCACAGGCCAAGGCAGCCGCGGCGGCGAAGAGTGCCGATGATGCTAATGCCGTCCGCGAAAAACTGCGCTCCCAGCTCAACAGCGTACTGGCCACCAGCGAGACCGCGCGTGGCCTGATCGTCAACATGTCCGACGTGCTCTTCGACACAGGCCGCTACACGCTCAAGCCGAACACACAGCTTGCACTGGCCAAGGTCGCCGGCATCCTCGCGGCCTATCCTGGCCTGAAGCTTCAGGTCGAGGGTTACACAGACAGCGTAGGCGGCGATGACTACAACCAGAAGCTCTCCGAGAACCGCGCCGATGCGGTCCGCAACTTCCTCATCACGCAGGGAGTCACGCAGGACAACATCAGCTCCACCGGCTACGGCAAAGCGAATCCTGTAGCGGATAACACAACAGCCGCGGGCCGCGCGAAGAACCGCCGCGTTCAGCTCGTCGTCTCTGGTAACGCAATTGGGGTGGCCGCCAGCAGTCCGAGCAGTGCACCAGCACAGCAACCCAGCCCGCAATAAGCGCATAGCCAGGACCATCTTCAAAGCAGCCCCGCGGGCCTTCGGATACCGAAGGCCCGTTGCTTTGATGAGAGCAATGCCATGCTTCAAACCAAAGCCAAGTGCGCAATTCCAGGTGCGCAATTTAAGTCTTACACTGAAGACATGTCCGAACTCCCGCGCAAACCCGGCCCCTCGCTTCTCTCCATCGCGCTTATCCTCGGCATCTTCTTCCTACTGGTTTTCGTTGTATCTGTGCTCATCCTGCCCGATCACGGCAAGAGCCTGCTTAAGCTCACGTGTGTCTCCGTTGAACCCCTGCACGCGCTGACCGCGATTGCATTGCTAAACTAAGCACGTATGGCTTTTTCTCTCTTCGGCAAGCGCGACAAAGCAGACCAGCCAGAACCTCAGGAACCAGTCGAGCAAAAACGCGGCTTCTTCGACCGCATGAAGCAGGCGGTCACTCGCACGCGCGAGTCGCTCTCCGAGTCCATCGGCTCCGTCATCGCCCTCACGCGCGAGGTGGACGAGTCCACCTTCACCGGCCTTGAACCCGTCCTGCTCCGCGCGGACCTCGGCGCCCCCACGACCGCCATCGTGCTTGAAAACCTGCGCCAGCGCGCTCTTCGCACCGGCATTCAGGGCGGCGGCGAACTCAAGCAGCTCTTGAAGGCCGAGCTGAAGCAGATTCTTGACGGTGTGCAACGTCCCATCCAGCATCCTGACGGCCCACCCGAGGTCATCATGATGGTCGGTGTCAACGGAACCGGCAAAACGACCACCACGGGCAAGCTCGCCGCCATGTTCACCGCCGAAGGCCGCAGCGTGCTGCTCTGCGCCGCCGATACCTTCCGCGCCGCCGCCATCGAGCAGCTCGAAGTCTGGGCCAACCGCTCTGGCGTGCCCCTCATTAAGACCAAGCAAGGCGGCGATCCCTCTGCCGCGCTCTACGATGCCTGCACGGCAGCAAAGGCCCGCAACACAGACATCCTCATCGCCGACACTGCAGGCCGCCTTCACACTAAAAGCGACCTGATGAAGGAGCTCGACAAGATGCGCCGCACCGCTGAAAAGCTCGTGCCCGGCGCGCCACACCAAACACTGCTCGTCATGGACGCTACAACGGGTCAGAACGGCCTGCAGCAGGCGAGGCTTTTCACAGAGGCAGCGCGAGTCACCGGCATTGTCCTCACCAAGCTCGACGGCACAGCCAAGGGCGGCATCGTGCTCGCCATTGCGACTGAGCTTAAACTGCCCGTCGTCTACGCTGGCGTGGGCGAGAAGATCGACGATATCATCCCATTCGACAGCGCCGCGTTCATCGACTCGTTCATCGACTAGCTGCGCTGCTATCTAAAAAGAAGTTCTTTCGTCCAAGCAGCGAACCGTATATAGTCGCGGAAAGCGGCAACGCAAGTCATGCTTTCGCTCTATCCGAAAACGACGCAACTCCTCGGTGCAACAATATTGCTGCTGGTTTTCTCGCCGGCGTCCAGGGCACAGACTGCGGATGCTCTACCTGACGCGCCAACACCGCAGGTGCAAGCCATCGATCTTGCACAGAACAGTGGAGCGCCTCAGCAGCCCTCGCAGACACAACCGCAGCAGCCATCCTCTTCCAGCACAGAGCCTTCGCTCTCCGATCTTGGCCTCACTACGGCCCAGACACAGGGCAGCGCACAAGCGCAGGCTCTGCTCGACAAGCGGACCCACATGCTCAAGGTTCACCAGAAGCTTGGCCTGTTGACCCTGATTCCGCTCGCGGCAACTGTCATCAGCTCGGCTGGAGCGACCGCAAGCCATCAGCACAACGGCTCAACCGTCGTGACCACCAACACCGGCAACACTACCGGACGCGACCTCCATGCAGCTCTCGGCTCGGTCTCCGTGGGGATGTACGCGGCCACGGCATGGTATGCCATTCGCGCGCCAAAGGTGCCCGGCGTTGAATCGCGCGGAGCCATCCGCGTACACAAAGCGCTTATATGGATACACGCGCCTGGCATGGTGCTGACGCCGGTACTCGGCGCCATCGCGTTCAAGCAACTCAACTCCGGGGAGCGCATCCACGGCGTCGCCTCGGCCCATGCTGCTGTCGCGTGGGTCACGGTCGCGTCCTATAGCGCCTCTATCGTAGCGGTCTCCTGGCCCATTCACCTGAAGTTCTAGGTCACCCATGAAGAAGCTTCTCGTCGCCTGTCTCTTCTTTGCCCTTCCAGTCTTCGCGCAATCCAACAGCCAATGGACTCTCGACAGCTCCACGCTCACCTACCACATCACGCATCCGCTGCATCAGGTGGCCGGCACCAGCCATGCCGCGCGCGGCAAGGGCATCTGCCACGACGGGCAGTGCGATTTCCTGATTGCTGCGCCGGTCAAGAGCTTCGACTCCGGAGACTCGAACCGTGACCTTCACATGATCCAGGTCACACGCGGAGCAGAGTTCCCCATCGTCACCGTGCGGTTTCATCTGCCTGAGTCGGCAACGAATGCCCCAACCATCAGTTGTGATCTCGATATTCAGTTCGCCGGCCAGACTGCACACTACCGGAACATCACCTTCCAGCAGACGATTCAAGGAGCAGAACACCACATCAAGGGAACCATCCCTGCTATCGTGTCGGACTTCAAAATCACACCACCGTCGTTCTTTACTGTACCCATCAAAAACGAGATGCCCATCGATGTAGACCTCACCTGGCACTCTTCATAAAAGCGAAAGCTCAATAAAAAAGCCGCCCAGATATTCTCTGAGGCGGCTTTAGTCTTTGTAGCGAAGTTAGAAGGTGGCCGACGCAGCAGCTTCCTTCGAGATATCGACCGACCCCTTCAGATCAATCGCCGCCGACGAATCACCCACCCCGATGCGGAAGCTGCCCGGATCGATCTTCCAACCCTTAGCTGCCGTGTCGTAGTAGGCAAACGCGCGGCCGTCGAGCCGGACGCTCACATGCTTTGTCTGCCCCGGATCGAGCGCCACTTTATCGAAGCCCTTCAGCTCCTCTTCAGGCCGCGCAATCTTCGCGTGCGAATCGGAGACGTACACCTGCGCCACCTCCTTGCCCGCGCGCGATCCGGTATTGGTAACGTCGAACGACACCGTCGCCCCCGTGCCATCCGGCTGCACCGACAGGTTCGAGAACTTGAAGGTCGTGTAGCTCAGGCCGAAGCCGAAGGGATAGAGCGGCTCAACATGGTCGTGTTGATAACCGCGATAGCCCACAAAGATGCCCTCTTTATAGACCACGCGATTCGTCCCAGCCTCCGGATAGTAGCTGTTATAGGTCGGATTGTCCTCGGCGCGCCGCTCGAAGGTCGCAGGCAGGTGGCCCGACGGATTCACATCGCCGAAGAGCACCTGTGCCAGCGCCGTTCCACCATCTTGTCCTGCATACCAGTTCTCGATGTAGACCGGCACATGGTCGCGCCATGACTCGCTATCGACGTTGCCGCCCGAGGTCACGGAGACAATGGTCTTCTTGTTCAGCGCAGACATCTCGCGGATAAGCTGGTCCTGGCCAAACGGCAGGTCGAACGTGCGGTCGCTGCCCTCCGACTCAGACTCCGCGTCAAACCCTGCGGCGATCACGACGGCGTCGACCTTCGCGGCAAGCTCCTTCGCGCGAGCAGTCACAATCCTGCTCGCATCCGCAATGCCGAAGCGTGTGCGGCCGCCCCAGCGGTTGGAGTGCGCATCCTCAACGACCACCTTATGCGGGCCGGCAGTCAGGTGCACCGTCAGGTCAGGCTGCAGGGCGCGCGTAAGTTTCCAGTTGTCGAAGATCAGTTTGCCGTCGAGATACGCGCGGCTGCTGTTGCCCTCGCCCGATCCCTGCATGGCGATAACATACTCGCCGTCATGTGCGGCAACGTAGTATCCACTCCAACGATGCGAGACCCCATGGCTCGCTACCGGGTTGTCGCCGTCGTTGCGAGGCGCGTTGTCGATGTGCTGGACAACTGAGTCCGTGCTCGTGCCAGTCAGCTCATTGTCAGCGAAGGTCTCGAGTTTGAGCCCAGCCTTGCTGCCGGCCTGATCGACAACGAAATCAGTATCGCGAGCAAGTTCGTTAAGCGTAGGCAGGCCGCGGTCGTAGTACACCGTAGCCCCCGATCCGAGATACGCCGTCAGCCCTTCCAGCGGGCTCACCGCGTGGAACGGCTTCACTCCTGCGCTTCCTCCGCCGACCGGAACACCCGGATACGCATCCGGCCCGACGACAAGAATCGACTTGATCTGCGATTTGTTCAACGGGAGCAGGCTGCCCTCGTTCTTCAGTAGCACCAAGCCCTCCTGCGCCGTCTCCAGGGCAACCGCGTCGTTCTGTGCGTCATTCAGCGAGATCGAGTTGTCCATCTGCGTCCGGTCCAGCCAGCCAAAGCGCGCAGCCGTATCGAGAATGTGGAAGACCTTCTCGTCAATCGTCGACTCCTTGACCTTGCCGCTTTGCACAGCAGGAAGCAGGTTCTTGGGATTCATAAACGCGCCCGTAGGCATCTCGATATCAAGCCCGCCATTGGCCGCACCGACGCCGTCATAGGTCGATCCCCAGTCCGACATCATCACGCCCTTGAACCCCCAGTCCTTGCGGGCAATGTCCGTGTTCAGGTAGCCGTTCTGCGTCGCGTGCGTGCCGTTGATCAGGTTGTAAGAGTCCATGATCGAGCCCACATCGCCCTTGCGCACCGCGGCCTCAAAGCCCGGCAGGTAGATCTCGCGCATCGTGCGCTCGTCGATGATCGAGTCCGAGTCATGGCGCAGATACTCGTTGTTGTTGCCCATGTAGTGCTTCACCGTCGCACTGACGCCCTCACTCTGCATGCCCTTGATGTAGCCTGTGGCAATCTCGCCCGTCAGGTACGGGTCTTCGCCGAAGTACTCAAAGTTGCGCCCATTGCGCGGTGAGCGATAAATATCAATTCCCGGGCCAAGCATGAAGTGGATTCCGCGTGCTCGCGCGTCCCGCCCGATGCCTTCGCCGGCCTTGTACGCGAGGTCGCGGTTCCATGACGCTGCCAGACCGATGCCGATCCCATACGTGGTCGAAGGCAGGCCCACATTGCTGCGCACACCGAACGGCCCATCAGACATCTCCAGCGCAGGCAATCCCAGGCTGGGCATGGCACGAACAGCGAATCCTGTGCCCCCGATGTACTCGAGCTTCTGCTCCAGTGTCATCTTCTGAATAATGGCGTTGACGCGTGCATGAATTGCATCGGAGTCGGGCTGCGGGGCCTGTGCCAGCGCGGCTGAAGTCGTGAACGCTGCTGCGCACAGCAACGCCGCGAGGCTCGTCTTTGTTCTCAGGGGTCTCGGCAACATGTGTAGCATGGTCCTTTCCTTTTTTGCTGGTGACGGTACTTACTGCCTGTCTGCGTGTTGAAGAAATCTCCCGCAAGGGGGAGATTTGCTTCATGAAAAATGAACGTTTGTCTGGAACAACATCAGCCTTCGCAAAAAATAGACAGCATGGCTGAAGGTGGGAAAACACTCCACGGCATAGTAACGCGAGATCGCAGCCGGGGGCTAGGTTCTTGCTGTATAAAACGATTTTGAGGCAATCTCAAGAGGCTCCGATCATCGGATCGGGCTGGCTTGGTCTTGAATGGAAGACGACGCGGTCCCTCCCACCGTTCTTAGCCTGATACAGAGCTTCGTCAGCCGCGCGCACCATGTCTTCGACGGCCATCATATTGTCTTCAAGTGAAGCGGCCCCAAAGCTCGACGTGATGTGAAATGTCTTGCCATCAAACTCAAACGGCTTCGCCGAAACTGCTCGGTGCAGTTGCATCAGGCGCGTCTCCGGCTCTTCCGCAAAGCCTGGCAGAATGATGAGGAACTCCTCGCCGCCGTATCGTCCCATGAAATCGTAGGGGCGGATATTCTCCATCATGCGGTGTGCAGCATCGCGCAGAATTGCGTCGCCGGCCAGGTGCCCATGCGTGTCATTTACCTGCTTGAAGTGGTCCAGATCAGCGAGCACGACCGTCAATTTGGAGCGCTCGCGGCGCGCGCGTGTCATCTCGCGCTCCAGAATCTCAAGAATTGCTGGGCGGTTCCACATCCCTGTCAGAGCATCATGCGACGCCTGATGCTCCAGCGCCTCACGCGCCGCCATCAATTCCAGCTTCTCGGCCTCCAGTTCACTCGTGCGCTGCGCGATTAGCTCCTTCAAGGCCGCCTGCTCCTGCAGCAGACGCCACTCGCGCCATCGCCAGACGGCAAACGAAAGCAACGTCGCCAGCAGCGCGAGAAACAGGTAGAAGTATCGCGTCTTCCACCAGGGCGGACGAACCGTAAACGCCAGCTTCACGGTCTCCGATGCGTTGCGCCGGTTCGGGTCCAGCGCCTGTACCTCGAAGACGTAATCGCCCGGAGGCACAGCCGCATAGTGCAGGCTGCGCATCGTCGTCTTATTCCACGAGGGCTCAAGCCCCATCAGCCGATAGCGGAACTGAAGTGAGCCTTCGCGGTCGTAGTTGGGCGAAGTGAAGCGCAGGTCGAGCGGCGAATTATGCCAGCGCCAGCGATTTCTTCCTCCTACGCTCAAAGGCTTCTCGCCAAGCGTCGCCGAGGTCAGCACTATGCCGAGATCTTCATCGTTGAACAATTGCCTCGGATGCAGCAGATGGATCAACCCGCCGTTGACTCCAATCCACACCGAGCCATCGCCGTCTGCGTAGAATGCGCCTTCGTCAGTGTCGTTTGATATCAGGCCATCACCCGTGGTGAGCAGACGCCAATGCGTCCCGTCGAAGACCTCGACTCCCAGATCCGTTCCCACCCACATCAGCCCGGAGCGGTCATAGCGGACGAATTGAATATCGGTCGAAACCAGCTCTGGCGTCGTCAGCGATGCCAGCACCTTCGCATGATCTCCCTCGACCTGCAGATGGTATAGCCCGGCAAGCCCACCCCCGATCCACAAACTACCATCACGCGCTATAGCCAGCGAGCGGATGCCTCCACGCGTCAGCCCCGCGTCGACTGAGATTTGTGTCCACTCGCCATCTTCCGTATTCGGGCTTTGGCTTGGTGCAAGCCGATAGAGATGATGGTCGGAGACGAACCAGACATTGCCTTTGGCGTCCTCTGCAGCATCGTCAAAGCTGTCCGCCGCCATCCGCTCGTCGGCGACCTTCTCCACCTTCGGATGCGTGAGTGGATGCCGTATCACCAGCAGACCCGAGCGAGTGCAGAACCAGATGCGGCCCCACGAATCCGTGAACATGCGTACAACCTGCGGAACCCGTGCAAACTGGGCGAAGCGTCCATCTCCGGGAGCTGCGCGCATCAGAAACCCCGGCAGGCTCACCGTCCAGATCGCGCCGTCACGCGACTCCGCAAACCCGTCCGGCTCCTGAAAATAGTCCATCGGAAAATTCGGCGCTTTGCGGATGTGGCCGTCTTCCAGCCTGCCAATCTGCACCTGGTCGCCAACCCAAAGGCGTCCCTTGAGATCGCGA
The Edaphobacter acidisoli genome window above contains:
- a CDS encoding ligand-binding sensor domain-containing diguanylate cyclase; translated protein: MTNYLHRGYRTSASPASSRRGALVLLLLGILFALPVAGAQQFTFRHYAQDDGLQNMDVFRLIQDQSGFLWAATENGLFRYDGSGFHRFGLADGLEESMVIDVAMDASGRIWAASNDHLYYFADGRFHPINKDGTGRFGVGQRLTSLDASHILVVNGAELMVAQPSGNTWTLTPYFTAAQTAAHPELAQLHTVYVDHDGSLWLGCGPTICHVRGKSVDVLGERQGVPQPAAWLTFYRDSHGTLWARSPHYVLARAANAADFVDRDITPHSEALFYGSGVLTFGEDRYGNILTQSTTGIARWNGAGWQVFNASNGISFSDISTILRDRQGSLWFATRGHGLERWLGYGQIENWTVAQGLGNDIVWTMFRDLKGRLWVGDQVQIGRLEDGHIRKAPNFPMDYFQEPDGFAESRDGAIWTVSLPGFLMRAAPGDGRFAQFARVPQVVRMFTDSWGRIWFCTRSGLLVIRHPLTHPKVEKVADERMAADSFDDAAEDAKGNVWFVSDHHLYRLAPSQSPNTEDGEWTQISVDAGLTRGGIRSLAIARDGSLWIGGGLAGLYHLQVEGDHAKVLASLTTPELVSTDIQFVRYDRSGLMWVGTDLGVEVFDGTHWRLLTTGDGLISNDTDEGAFYADGDGSVWIGVNGGLIHLLHPRQLFNDEDLGIVLTSATLGEKPLSVGGRNRWRWHNSPLDLRFTSPNYDREGSLQFRYRLMGLEPSWNKTTMRSLHYAAVPPGDYVFEVQALDPNRRNASETVKLAFTVRPPWWKTRYFYLFLALLATLLSFAVWRWREWRLLQEQAALKELIAQRTSELEAEKLELMAAREALEHQASHDALTGMWNRPAILEILEREMTRARRERSKLTVVLADLDHFKQVNDTHGHLAGDAILRDAAHRMMENIRPYDFMGRYGGEEFLIILPGFAEEPETRLMQLHRAVSAKPFEFDGKTFHITSSFGAASLEDNMMAVEDMVRAADEALYQAKNGGRDRVVFHSRPSQPDPMIGAS